In the Pecten maximus chromosome 5, xPecMax1.1, whole genome shotgun sequence genome, ATTAACGTTATACTTCTGTGTCTATGCAATCAGGGAAGTAATGTGTGAAATCCTGTTTTGTTAGATAGCAGATTATCTATATTTTTATGGAGAATCTTGAAattcatttacatatgtaaaatCTTCTTATGCACATAATTATGTACGTGAAGGTAGATTTTGTAATTAAAGCACTTAACTATTGTGTGCAGAGTACCAGATTTAGTGCAATATGtagtttttttcagttttatagGCCTCAGCAAATGTTTTAAATCTTACACCCTTGCACTACAGTATATGCCAAACCTGTTGAAGAGTGGGAGTAAGAAGATATTGTCAATAAAGGCAATGTTTAAAACCTCAGTTTTCACCTGAATGTAACTGAAATACTGTCTAATAGACCCTCCTTTGCTATCATAGTGAGAGTGGTGATAGAGGTTTTTGcttgatttatttcatttccatGTAAGTTTATTGTAACAGACTGCTGATAGAGACTATTGGTTAGAATTTTGCTGCTGTTCCTACTTTCGCTTTGTACAACTGCAAGTGCTGGCCCTGAACATGCACTTAGTAATGGAATGGAATGTTGTCCAGATACAATATTTGACAGAATGTTTATTTGAATGCATTGTACAGAAGACTCAGGAAAAGATTGATGAATAGAGAAGAATTGAATACACAGCTGATTGTACTTGAACAAAAGTTTAAGTCCAGTGTTTCGGCATGTACATGGAATTTAATTTGACTGATTTTCCCGTACTTGGAAATAGAAACGCATGCTCTTGAATGTCTCATGTAGAGTTTGCTCAATGTTTTCGTTAAAAATACGCAATATATAAAAGACAATTATACACAAGTTTCTACTCCACATTgtggatattttttaaatttaatctCTTTAATGTGAAGTTTGAAGAGAAgtgttcttttaaaaaataggtttatacaatacatgtatcaaaatgAGATATTGTGAATTGTAAGGTGTTAAAATCCAGTTGATTTAGCTAGCCACAAGACCTGGTGTTGTCCTATATCCTGACAAGTTCTTACCACAGAAACATGTTTATTTCCAAAAATACATTGAATTACTATAATAATCATGTTTCTACGAATACTGTGCTAAGAAATGGATTGTTTGTGTGGCATTTATAGCAGCATGAATAGGAGACCTGTTCACCTTCCCAGTGGCTCTGGCTTCACAATATTCTGTGTGTTCAAGTGGAAATCATTTCAAAGTTTTACCTTCACTCCAATTTTGAACAATTTTAGGTCTGTGTTTGGTTTTAGTATCTTGATGGCAGCTTTATTAGTTCCACAGTAACCTAAGAGAAATACAACACTAAGAAGTAAACATTGAATTtcaatcaaaatcaattttgtGGAAGCTTGTGAAAACAGAaccaaattatcaaaatgtagCACAGTTTCCGTTTTACTGACcgacattatatatatctcaaGAAGCCAACAACAACCCACTCACATAACATTAAATCGTGTAGATTGTTTTTTCAATATGGCCATACATCCTGAGCTATATGTTTGATCATAAAATTTTGTTACTATCCTAAACTTTTGAATAAAATTTCTCCCAGTGATTCTATTGTGTTGTTTGAATTTTTAGATATCTGTAACAATGAACTTTTAGATATCTGTAACAAAAAAGGGTATACAAAGAtcatttatgtttgttttaatcAATTCAAGTTAAAACATCTCACATAAATGTGTATATCAGTTtactaaaacaatatttcattggTCTGCTGAATCACATGACACATCACAAGGTCACTGCCCTCTGTCTAATGTCCACAATTCAGTAATAACCAGGGCATTGAGCTCCACTGGTCATATTTTACATCGTAACAACTGCTCGTCCTATTCGTAGCTGATCAAGGTGCATCATGGCGTCCACTGCTACATCCAATGTGAATTCCTTCGCtattttacacctgtatgatattACAAACGTAGAATTTAGATTCATTACTTGTATGTTGATTGCGTCTACTGAAAAGATTTAAATATCTATTAATGTTCAGGGGCCATTTGTTCAAAAGGTAAATAGCTAATTAATCGCTTGATTAATGAAAATCGCATTTCTCCTATCCTTCAAAATCAGCAGTTATGAAGAGACTGGTAGATGTAGGTagtttaagaaaatattgtcATATAAGTCTTacaagaaattattttatcaggattttaatatTATTGTTGAACTTTGATgagcctaatcaccttttgaacaactgggccttGGTGACAGATCTGGTGTTTATATACATGACTATACAAATTATCATTTGTAATTAACCCAGGTAAAGTATGTAGAGATCTTGAACAGTGAAATGGACATTCTGTCTAATCCAACCCTGGAAGTATTCTGACACCTTGATggactgacaaagtgaaagttatTTCTTATGAAAGTTCATGAAGTTTCACTACAATATCACTTGCACAATCTGACCCATTGCACTATAAAGTAATGTTAATTCTATAAAAAGCAGGGAAACAGCTGAGATACATACTTGACGACTCCTTTCTCTATTTTTTCTACAGCATCAtgtagtatatctgatatataggCGATCAAGGATAGTATATTGGTGATGATGACAATGTCAATGGCTCATACTGAAAAACTTAACAGGACAACATATCACAAGATCAATAGATTACAATGGAATGTTCCATATTCATTCATGAAAAAACCCTGCCCATAAATAAGCCCCCTTTTTCAgttttgcagaatcatcaatttcaaaataatagtAGGCTGAAAATGACTCGCAAATAAACTCTCCCCAAAATTTTACATATGACATAGTCACTCATGTAGatcctctatatataggttttcCAGGAACATATTTAATAACCCGATACGTTGTACCTGTTTTGATAACAACTTTCTCTCATATTATATTGCTTGCTTGCTGGATTTATTGCCCACCAACATAgcagctggtgactacctcactgaacaagaGCAGTCAAGATAAAGTGTCTTGCTCAGGGATGCAACCATGACAGTACAGGAAAGTTTGATCTATTgaccctttcacccctactgaccatattggacatcaaataatgaatgaatggcagagtccactaaagcTTCTAAGGGTTGAAAAGGTTAAGTTCTCGGCTTCATCAGAAAAGCAAATATCCAATACCATCGGTATTAGGGAACTTTTGAATTAGTCTGTTAAAAATCATCTGGTCATCATGACTTTGTTACTGTGTTGCTAACGCCTAGTACCAGCCATGAACAggtgattttaatcagattgctcTTATATGACACCTATTGGTAAGACATACCATTATAAGTATATAAATCATCTTATTCAAGGATACGTTGATATCGTCCTTGTTGAGAACAAGACAAGTTCCATATTTTGTCAAACAAGAAGCAGACGCTGGCCCCTCGCAGAAACAACTGTTGGCTATCTGGTGGGTCCAGCTGGAAGTAAAGAAAATATAACTACAAAGGATACCAGAATTTTAGAATAGGTATAACATAAGCAAACAGTTTGAGGAATGACCGTCCagcacttttcaagaaatagcgataacatggattgtttacagacggGCGACTGATggaagacagacagacaacagacTGAGCACGGATGCAAGGCGATTTTACTAGCCCACCATTAGATGATGATAGGCTAAAAACCAAGATGTAGATATTGAAGACCTCATGCTGGTAAGGgacatattttttattgaatattcctatatatacttgtaaatgtggtaaatatgtattatttataaaatcTGTCCTCTTGAACTTATTTTCAGCTTTGCAGAACCTcgatgaaataaaatgtatgtataaatcGTATCTTCAATGGAAACTCATTGAATTGTATTTACTTACCTGAAGATTATATTGAGATGTAATCCATTTCCCTGATGCCCCAAGACAGGAAATGATTTCATGTTTGTGTGGGACTGAATACTTTCTTTTCTCCTCCATTATATTGAGATCTTCCTCATTGGTAAACATGCAGGCTAAAACAGAAACGACAATGTATCAGAAACACTGAAGTTGATTTATTAATGAAGTCTCCAACTTATTTTGACCTTTTAAACTTTCATATAGTTTTAGGCCAAGTAAATATGAACTAGTGTCTGTTTAAGGTAATTATGGTAcaaattttttaacaaaaaaaacatgctCTGTGGcacaaattttcaaataaaacaagtgtgctctgggtattgctaaagcaatacatgccCCTTTCCTCTTCACACCACAATACATCATTaaagataatacatgtacttgaagtTTGACAGTATGTCACAACACAATATGTCATCAAAGATGACACTTGAAGTTTGacagtatatcacaacacaatacatgatTAAAGATGACACTTGAAGTTTGACAGTATGTCGCACAGCAATACGTTATTAAAGATGACACTTGAAGTTTGACAGTATTTCACACCACAATATGACATTAAAGATGACACTTGTAAGTTTGACAGTATGTTGCACAGCAATACGTTATTAAAGATGACACTTGAAGTTTGACAGTATGTCACATCTCAATACGTCATTGAAGATGACACTTGAAGTTTGACAATATGACACACAACAATACATCATTAAAATTGACACTTGAAGTTTGACAGTATGTCACATCTCAATATGCCATTGAAGATGACACTTGAAGTTTGACAGTATGTCACACCACAATACGCCATTAAAGATGATATTTGAAGTTTGACAACAAATGGGATCCACAATGAGATATAACTGGAAACATTCAGTGTCAGTGTAATGGACTGGATGTGCCTGTcacatgacatttcagtgaaaCTTCCCTTATGTGGGcctcctaccactagaccaccatgcaTCAAGTCAAGAGAGACTTTGCCCTTGTATGAGCTTAATgtgatgatgttgatgtttGAAAATGGAAGTATTCAGAAATTTTGTTATCTTAATGGAAACCATTACATAAACAAGTGTTAACTCACCTCCGTTGTCAATGACGACATCCACTCCCACACCCCCTGTCTCTTCCATTACACTACTCGCTAAAATGTTACTCCTCTTACTGATATCTATCACTTGAGCTGTGCAATACGAAAAGatgaaattataattatatcatcatagaattatattatgttatttttttttcctcaggaaacatttttttccacaatacatgtatatttaatatataaattataatcttgaattatttcattaacatcAGTGTATGGATGATCTTACTTGGAATTCATCTGTTACTTAAACAAGACTGTTTGAATTGAAATTATAGATGATTCATTCAAATTATTGACAGCCAATGATATTAATAATAAGCGGTcattcaagggagataactctgctTGTAAAATTCTTTCCCAGGAAAAACCTACCTATAGATATTTGCAGGCCATCAATGAAGTTGCGTTCATCCTGACTACTGGATGTTGTAATAACCTATTACagatacaaaattaatcaaacaCACATGTTCACTGAAAATGATACACCATCATACCTTTTCctttcattttctgtttttccctgtatataccagggtattataCCATATTAGAGTTCATTACATATCAGGGTTCATTATACATGGGTAAAGTGAGTACAATGATCATATTTGGGTACATAATACATGGGTagtgaaaaaaattatcatatataggtacattataAATGGGGAGCGAATAAAATGATCATATTTGGGTTCATTATACATGGGTAGTGCTGTATGCAATAATCAAATGAGAGTTCATCAAACACAGGTTGTGACTACAATAATCAGATAAGAGTTGATACTATCACAACTTTGTTATAAGGTTTACCTTTGCGCCCCAGTAACTGGCCAGGTGGAGTGCTACACATCCGAAAGGTGTGGCTCCGTCCATCACAAGGACTGTGTCCCCCCCACAAACCCGTGCCTGGTAGTGTAAAGCAGTATACGCCCTCACACAGTCTCCGATCCCTGCTGCAGCTTCAACGAAACTTAGTCTGTCTGGTTTTCTGACTGGGTCACAATAATATTCAAAGTAAATATCTATCTAACAATCTTAAACATTTATCTAACAAAGACATTTTGTATCAGAGAAGAATAAATTTCTATTCATTCAATAGACACtgttaattaattgataaattcaattaatttgaaGTCCTTCAAAGTAAAACTTTGGATAACTGAAAAGCtgcaaaaatttgaaaatgcatCTATCAGCAACATGCATTTACATATAATGCAGAGTCTCTTTTGGATAGTGCCCATTTACTGATCCATAAATTCCTTCTATAGTTACTTACCAACATCATACTCGGACATCAGGCAGTACTCTCCACATCCTGAGTATCTGGCATTCAATGGCACAACACCTGGAGTATTAAAGATACagcaaaataaatattaagtGTCAAAGTGATACTCCTAGGATGTCCCTTAGCTGTGTCCATTTTAAAGTAtctttttatacatatatatatttgaaaacgtCTGTAACATAGACATTAGTTTGATTAAAGAATGTTGCTCtgatttaatgatttattttttactgGAAGGAAACAGGTTGTTCAAAATCCAAGGTCTAGAAATTATCTACTATTTTACTTCAGTCTTTTTACAGAAGGTTATCAACTGGTAATGTTTCTAGTATGTTTCAACAAAGCAGGACTAACAGTAAGTTTCTGTTAATTTTCTTGACTTGTACTTACAGGCTTTTTTTTTGGCAATTTGAGTAATGATTTCAAccagaaacaagagatcccagagggatcttggcgcccaccattgaatgatctttataggttccatgtctgattgatcttttctctacttttctcttcctctaagtgttactaatctgtgtaaattcagaaacagccctctagtactattcaaacaaggggaacctatatataaaatttaagatttagcgataatggctgtctgtcggccatgttgttttcggattggtcccaaaatgcaataccagggaccaaggggaacctacatatgaaatttgagaaagattggtcccaaaatgcaataccagggaccaaggggaacctacatatgaaatttgataaagatcctttcagtaccttctgtaaaatagcaataacaaacttcaattgtcaaaatccaagatggctgcctgtcggccatgttgttttcctattggtcccaagatgtaatatgcataactacagaccaaggggaacctacaaaaaagattgagaaagatcccttcagtactttctgaggaatagcgataacaaacttcaattgtcaaaatccaagatggctgcctttcggccatgttgttttctgattgctctcaaaatgcaatatgcataactaggcaccgaggggaacctatatatgaaatttgagaaagatcccttcagcactttctgagaaataatgataacaaacttcaattgtcaaaatccaagatggctgcctgtcggccatgttgttttccgataggtcttaaaatgcaatatgcataactagataccaaggggagcctacatatgaaatttgagaaatatcccttcagtactttctgagaaatagcgataacaaacttcaattgtcaaaatccaagatggctgcctgtcggccatgttgtcttccgataggtcccaaaatgcaatatgcataactaggcaccgagcggaacctacatatgaaatttgagaaagatctcttcagtactttctgagaaatagtgataacaaactccaattgtcaaaatccaagatggctgcctttcggccatgttgttttctgattggtctcaaaatgcaatatgcataactaggcaccgaggggaacctatatatgaaatttgagaaatatcccttcagcactttctgagaaataatgataacaaacttcaattgtcaaaatccaagatggctgcctgtcggccatgttgttttccgataggtcacaaaatgcaatatgcataactaggcaccgaggggaacctacatatgaaatttgagaaagatcccttcagtactttctgagaaatagcgataacaaacttcaattgtcaaaatccaagatggctactggtcggccatgttgttttctgattggtctcaaaatgcaatatgcataactaggcaccgaggggaacctacatatgaaatttgagaaagatcccttcagtactttctgagaaatagcgataacaaacttcaattgtcaaaatccaagatggctgcctgtcagccatgttgatttccgatttctctcaaaatgcaatatgcataactaggaaccaaggggaacctatatatgaaacttgagaaagatcccttcagtactttctgagaaatagcgataacaagaattgtttacggatggagggacggacggacggacggagggacggccggacggaccacggaccacggacgcagggcgatttgaatagcccaccatctgatgatggtgggctaaaaaagtGACTTTTAAACACTTTCTCTCAAACTGATACTTTGTATGTCACTATATATGTCTCATCATGTTACTGTTTATAACATATGATTTTGCTGACCACTACATCTCACCTACAACACTGTCTCCTAGAGCTACACTGGTAACAGACTGACCAATCTTGACCACGATACCAGCCACATCATGCCCAACACTATATCTATCTCGCTGACTTTTCTTGTGGATTTCTGTAAGTATCTGAAATATCAGcacaataaaatacattgtattatatgaAGAGTGGAGAGTCAATTACTAGAAATATAATATGCATTGAGTCATGCATTCAGGTCTTGGCAAATCATCATCTGCCTGAAGTCTGTCAATACCAAGTTTAAGCTGCTGAAGTCAAGAAGAGCATTCTCTGATTGTGATCCTTTCTCTCACATCTCTGTGAATAAGAACCTCACTAAGTGTGGAGTGAACCAGCTTACTACTCACAACAGCTCACTAAATCAATTTTCCAGACCTGGACCACAAACAGTAAGGTGGTGTATCATCACAATTTTCTTTTGCACAAACTTCATAACCCTAGTATTCAGTAGGTATATGCTGCTCTCCAAATAACATGACTATAACTCGCCTAAGTCTTAACTATTTAGAAGGTGTTTTAAGAATAAAAATGATGAACAGTCAAAGGAAATATATTGATCTGCAGCTTCAGCTTACTTGCCATTTGCCCTTTTGGTAAGTGAGCTAAACAATTGCAGGGTATCAAAGTATTTGAAGAAATGGCATTTATTCCATTTTagactttaatttttttttcctaGTTTACCCAAccttttgtaacaggagaggagaaaatgaagcagccagaccagggttcgaacccgggcccctccgaactctagacggacactctaccactgtgctacctggtcgccgatgatcgacccagtccagttccgctacatttttccctccttttttcaagtcttcgccCCCGAAGACCACAAGTTCGGATATCCCCTTGCTAAGCATACACCTAATGCTTTAAACAAGGGTAGGCAAGCTCGCcaattatgtaacaggagaggagaaaatgtagcagccagaccggggttcgaacccgggaccctccgaactctaAATGGgcactctaccactgagctacctggtcgccgatgatcaacCCAGTCAAGTTCCGCTACACTTTAAAAGAGTTGCTGcataaaagtggagagtataaggtcaccttactattCCAGGCAAAGAGGAATTTCTTTTTAGCTTAATGGTGGGATGTCCACTTTTCATTACCCTTTCATATTGCAGATTTGGTTCTGTAGCATGACCAAGTTGGAGGAGAGtgagaggcttccttggagccAAAGAACCTGTGTTGTGAATGTCTTGAGAGTGCAAAGACTTCATGAAGGAGGCAGTAGTGTAAAAAATGGatagtataaggtcaccttactaactcaggttaatgagaatttccctttagtttAGTGGTCGTGTGTCTGCTCAGAGAGGTGGCTAGTTTGAGCCCCAGTGAGAGCAGAACATTTTTGTCAATTACTCCTTCCTATAAATACAATCTCTGATCAATCAGTGATAAATACTTTTGTAAGACTTACctttgagttatattttgctAAAGCACATGCTTTTACTTGTACAACAATGTCAAATTTTTCTGGTGAAGGTACCTCTATCTGAAGCATAGGATCATGACATAATAAACAtctttgtatataaacaaaattgtcACAAGCgtgtat is a window encoding:
- the LOC117327511 gene encoding quinone oxidoreductase-like protein 1 → MKSVVQDALSPTDGIPKFTLETDIEVPSPEKFDIVVQVKACALAKYNSKILTEIHKKSQRDRYSVGHDVAGIVVKIGQSVTSVALGDSVVGVVPLNARYSGCGEYCLMSEYDVVRKPDRLSFVEAAAGIGDCVRAYTALHYQARVCGGDTVLVMDGATPFGCVALHLASYWGAKVITTSSSQDERNFIDGLQISIAQVIDISKRSNILASSVMEETGGVGVDVVIDNGACMFTNEEDLNIMEEKRKYSVPHKHEIISCLGASGKWITSQYNLQLDPPDSQQLFLRGASVCFLFDKIWNLSCSQQGRYQHILHDAVEKIEKGVVKCKIAKEFTLDVAVDAMMHLDQLRIGRAVVTM